One stretch of Rathayibacter festucae DSM 15932 DNA includes these proteins:
- a CDS encoding alpha-amylase family protein, with amino-acid sequence MRVTDTSDLWWRAAVYYNLDVKTFMDWDDDGVGDLEGLAHRIDYLAELGVGCLWLAPFYSSPGKDNGYDISDFYGVDERYGHHGDVVEVIRTAHDRGMRVIVDLVVNHTSDQHPWFQAARSSPDSPYRDYYVWRDEPPADQPANVFPDVEDGVWFLDEEAGQYYLHNFYRHQPDLNTDNPAVRDEIAKLVGFWLQLGIDGFRVDAVPYLIEPGARDEHEWLRLLRRFISRRSGEAMLLGEVNTTRDEQLAFFGGEDADELSMQFDFIGNQRLYLALAREDATPLVEAIASRPPISVGSQWANFVRNHDELTLSQLTDDERDEVFAAFAPEESQRIHGRGIVRRLPPMLDGDPRRIRMVYSLLFSLPGAPVLYYGEEIGMGENADIPGRSGVRTPMQWTSAANGGFSRADADDLIAAPPGGGFGPEHVNAAAQLRDPGSLLAHIKGLAWLYRRSPEIGWGEYTHLPADQSCVFAHRMSASTGTTVAVHSFASSPRTVTITLPGSEPGSRLIDSLGGESQPIGDDGTVTVGVDGYGARWFRVVTEGSRRLV; translated from the coding sequence ATGAGGGTCACCGACACCAGCGACCTGTGGTGGCGCGCCGCCGTCTACTACAACCTCGACGTGAAGACCTTCATGGACTGGGACGACGACGGCGTCGGCGACCTCGAAGGTCTCGCGCACCGGATCGACTACCTCGCCGAGCTCGGCGTCGGCTGCCTCTGGCTCGCGCCGTTCTACTCCTCGCCCGGCAAGGACAACGGCTACGACATCAGCGACTTCTACGGCGTCGACGAGCGCTACGGCCACCACGGCGACGTCGTCGAGGTGATCCGCACCGCGCACGACCGCGGGATGCGCGTCATCGTCGACCTCGTCGTCAACCACACCAGCGACCAGCACCCGTGGTTCCAGGCGGCGCGCTCCTCCCCCGACAGCCCCTACCGTGACTACTACGTCTGGCGCGACGAGCCGCCGGCCGACCAGCCGGCCAACGTCTTCCCGGACGTCGAGGACGGCGTCTGGTTCCTCGACGAGGAGGCCGGGCAGTACTACCTGCACAACTTCTACCGGCACCAGCCGGACCTCAACACCGACAACCCGGCGGTGCGCGACGAGATCGCGAAGCTGGTCGGCTTCTGGCTGCAGCTCGGAATCGACGGCTTCCGCGTCGACGCGGTGCCCTACCTGATCGAGCCGGGCGCCCGCGACGAGCACGAGTGGCTGCGCCTGCTGCGCCGCTTCATCAGCCGCCGCTCGGGCGAGGCGATGCTCCTCGGCGAGGTCAACACCACCCGCGACGAGCAGCTCGCCTTCTTCGGCGGCGAGGACGCAGACGAGCTGTCGATGCAGTTCGACTTCATCGGCAATCAGCGCCTCTACCTGGCGCTCGCACGGGAGGACGCGACGCCGCTCGTCGAGGCGATCGCGAGCCGCCCGCCGATCTCGGTCGGCAGCCAGTGGGCGAACTTCGTCCGCAACCACGACGAGCTGACCCTCTCGCAGCTCACCGACGACGAGCGCGACGAGGTCTTCGCCGCGTTCGCCCCGGAGGAGTCGCAGCGGATCCACGGCCGCGGCATCGTCCGCCGCCTTCCGCCGATGCTCGACGGCGACCCGCGCCGCATCCGGATGGTCTACAGCCTGCTGTTCTCGCTGCCCGGCGCGCCCGTCCTCTACTACGGCGAGGAGATCGGGATGGGCGAGAACGCCGACATCCCCGGCCGCAGCGGCGTCCGCACGCCGATGCAGTGGACCTCCGCGGCGAACGGCGGCTTCTCGCGCGCCGACGCCGACGATCTGATCGCCGCCCCGCCCGGCGGCGGCTTCGGCCCGGAGCACGTCAACGCCGCCGCCCAGCTCCGCGACCCCGGCTCGCTGCTCGCGCACATCAAGGGCCTCGCCTGGCTCTACCGCCGCTCCCCCGAGATCGGCTGGGGCGAGTACACCCACCTTCCGGCCGACCAGTCCTGCGTCTTCGCGCACCGGATGTCCGCGTCGACCGGCACGACCGTCGCCGTGCACAGCTTCGCCTCGAGCCCGCGCACCGTGACGATCACGCTGCCCGGCTCGGAGCCGGGCTCGCGCCTGATCGACTCCCTCGGCGGCGAGTCGCAGCCGATCGGCGACGACGGCACGGTCACGGTCGGCGTCGACGGCTACGGCGCCCGCTGGTTCCGCGTGGTCACGGAGGGGTCGCGCCGCCTGGTCTGA
- a CDS encoding manganese catalase family protein, protein MFFHRQELQFKSTPSKPDAVFARRFQEVLGGQYGEITVAMQYGFQAWNAHEPGKYRDLLYGIGAEEFGHVEMIAIMIAQLLEKAPVEQSEDAIKKDPVLGAVIGGTDIQAAIVAGAGVRPVDSNGNPWQGSYITASGNLLADFTANANAEMQGRLQVARLYHMTDDHGVRDLLSFLLARDTMHQNQWIAAAAELRAEGAEDLPVPSNFPLSKEERSVSYEYINFSDGAAAAEGSWASGPTPDGKGEFSYRTASPDDGVPMPPPTQPDERFYGTSPKPNIVEKAVGAVKDAVTGK, encoded by the coding sequence ATGTTCTTCCACCGTCAAGAGCTCCAGTTCAAGTCAACTCCCTCCAAGCCCGATGCCGTCTTCGCCCGCCGGTTCCAGGAGGTGCTCGGCGGCCAGTACGGCGAGATCACCGTCGCCATGCAGTACGGCTTCCAGGCCTGGAACGCCCACGAGCCCGGCAAGTACCGCGACCTGCTCTACGGCATCGGCGCGGAGGAGTTCGGCCACGTCGAGATGATCGCGATCATGATCGCCCAGCTGCTCGAGAAGGCTCCCGTCGAGCAGTCCGAGGACGCCATCAAGAAGGACCCGGTCCTCGGCGCGGTCATCGGCGGCACCGACATCCAGGCCGCGATCGTCGCGGGCGCGGGCGTCCGCCCCGTCGACAGCAACGGCAACCCCTGGCAGGGCTCGTACATCACGGCGAGCGGCAACCTGCTGGCCGACTTCACCGCCAACGCGAACGCCGAGATGCAGGGCCGCCTGCAGGTCGCGCGGCTGTACCACATGACCGACGACCACGGCGTGCGGGATCTGCTCTCGTTCCTCCTGGCCCGCGACACGATGCACCAGAACCAGTGGATCGCCGCCGCCGCCGAGCTGCGCGCGGAGGGCGCGGAGGACCTGCCGGTGCCCTCGAACTTCCCGCTCTCGAAGGAGGAGCGCTCGGTGTCGTACGAGTACATCAACTTCTCGGACGGCGCCGCGGCCGCCGAGGGCAGCTGGGCCTCCGGCCCCACGCCCGACGGCAAGGGCGAGTTCAGCTACCGCACGGCCAGCCCGGACGACGGCGTGCCGATGCCGCCGCCCACCCAGCCGGACGAGCGCTTCTACGGCACCTCGCCGAAGCCGAACATCGTCGAGAAGGCCGTCGGCGCCGTGAAGGACGCGGTGACCGGCAAGTAG
- a CDS encoding aldo/keto reductase family protein, producing MDAAVTAADPRTAAPPAHRTLASGRRIPSIGAGTFGSDRYDAETVGLAVEHSLRAGFRLLDCATVYGNEPRVGRAIADSGVPREELFVMSKIWNDAHEPDAAVASVERSLEDLGLDVLDAVFVHWPFPNHHPPHAETDARDPEARPYEHAAFLRTWAALESLVDRGLVRHLGTSNVTIAKLERILADVRIAPALNEMELHPCFQQPELFRYCLDHGIQPIGYSPLGSPSRPERDRVDGDLVDIKHPAVQAIARERGAHPVVVCLAWAVNRGQIPIPFAVKPEQIEANLAAASLALTAAEQESLRGAERNNRLIKGQVFLWPGSTDWLDLWDADGTIPGWDGYGSPAL from the coding sequence ATGGACGCCGCCGTCACCGCCGCCGACCCCCGCACCGCCGCTCCGCCGGCGCACCGCACCCTCGCGAGCGGCCGCCGCATCCCCTCGATCGGCGCCGGCACCTTCGGCTCCGACCGCTACGACGCCGAGACGGTCGGCCTCGCCGTCGAGCACTCGCTCCGGGCCGGCTTCCGCCTGCTCGACTGCGCCACGGTGTACGGCAACGAGCCGCGCGTCGGGCGAGCGATCGCCGACTCCGGCGTGCCGCGCGAGGAGCTCTTCGTGATGTCGAAGATCTGGAACGACGCGCACGAGCCCGACGCCGCCGTCGCGTCGGTCGAGCGCTCGCTCGAGGACCTCGGCCTCGACGTGCTCGACGCCGTCTTCGTGCACTGGCCGTTCCCCAACCACCACCCGCCCCATGCCGAGACCGACGCCCGCGACCCGGAGGCGCGCCCCTACGAGCACGCCGCGTTCCTGCGCACCTGGGCGGCGCTCGAGTCGCTCGTCGACCGCGGTCTGGTCCGGCACCTCGGCACCTCGAACGTCACGATCGCCAAGCTCGAGCGGATCCTCGCCGACGTGCGCATCGCCCCAGCGCTCAACGAGATGGAGCTGCACCCCTGCTTCCAGCAGCCGGAGCTGTTCCGCTACTGCCTCGATCACGGCATCCAGCCGATCGGCTACTCGCCGCTGGGCTCGCCGTCCCGCCCCGAGCGCGACCGCGTCGACGGCGACCTCGTCGACATCAAGCACCCGGCCGTGCAGGCGATCGCCCGCGAGCGCGGCGCGCACCCGGTCGTCGTCTGCCTCGCCTGGGCCGTCAACCGCGGCCAGATCCCGATCCCGTTCGCGGTGAAGCCCGAGCAGATCGAGGCCAACCTGGCCGCCGCCTCCCTCGCCCTCACCGCCGCCGAGCAGGAGTCGCTGCGCGGCGCCGAGCGCAACAACCGGCTGATCAAGGGCCAGGTCTTCCTCTGGCCCGGCAGCACCGACTGGCTCGACCTCTGGGACGCCGACGGCACGATCCCCGGCTGGGACGGCTACGGCTCCCCCGCGCTCTGA
- a CDS encoding LacI family DNA-binding transcriptional regulator produces the protein MATYKDLQRLTGLSLSTISKHYNGLPVRPENAAAIEAAAERLDFRVNGFARGLRSRRSRTVGVLLPALDNEFHLSIIAGLERALRGDGIGVLIGVSLPEPGAAVGLLLEKMVDGIVAVPTRGDVDALRSASEQGTPVVTVDWVDDELETDRVVLDNRAAGASAARHLADHGHRAIAVLGGDPDVSTTRERTAGVLDELASRGLGPAEVELGPLSVESGIASMERILARRDRPTAVFASNRELTVGALTALGDSGLRLPADLSIVGFDTVELARVVRPRLTIVEQPTDAIAAEAAALIERRLDGSPEPFETRTLPGRLIAGASVSHVHH, from the coding sequence ATGGCGACGTACAAGGACCTGCAGCGGCTGACCGGGCTGTCGCTCTCGACGATCTCGAAGCACTACAACGGCCTGCCCGTACGCCCCGAGAACGCCGCCGCGATCGAGGCGGCGGCCGAGCGGCTCGACTTCCGCGTCAACGGCTTCGCACGCGGCCTGCGCTCCCGGCGATCCCGCACGGTGGGCGTGCTGCTGCCGGCCCTCGACAACGAGTTCCATCTGTCGATCATCGCCGGGCTCGAGCGGGCCCTGCGCGGCGACGGCATCGGCGTGCTGATCGGCGTCAGCCTGCCCGAGCCGGGCGCCGCCGTCGGGCTGCTGCTCGAGAAGATGGTCGACGGGATCGTCGCCGTCCCGACCCGGGGCGACGTCGACGCGCTCCGCAGCGCCTCCGAGCAGGGCACCCCCGTCGTGACCGTGGACTGGGTCGACGACGAGCTCGAGACCGACCGCGTGGTGCTCGACAACCGCGCGGCCGGCGCCTCCGCCGCCCGGCACCTCGCCGACCACGGCCACCGCGCGATCGCGGTGCTCGGCGGCGATCCGGACGTGTCGACCACCCGGGAGCGCACCGCGGGCGTCCTCGACGAGCTCGCCTCCCGCGGCCTCGGGCCGGCCGAGGTCGAGCTCGGCCCGCTGAGCGTCGAGAGCGGCATCGCCTCGATGGAGCGGATCCTGGCGCGCCGCGACCGGCCGACCGCCGTCTTCGCGAGCAACCGCGAGCTGACCGTCGGCGCGCTGACCGCGCTCGGCGACTCCGGCCTGCGCCTGCCCGCCGATCTCTCGATCGTCGGCTTCGACACCGTCGAGCTCGCGCGGGTCGTCCGACCGCGGCTGACCATCGTCGAGCAGCCGACCGACGCCATCGCCGCCGAGGCCGCCGCGCTGATCGAGCGCCGGCTCGACGGCAGCCCCGAGCCGTTCGAGACGCGCACCCTTCCCGGCCGGCTGATCGCCGGCGCCTCCGTCTCTCACGTCCACCACTGA
- a CDS encoding RbsD/FucU family protein: MLTTTLLHPEILHALARAGHGSRILIADGNYPVGTTLGRNSALVHLNLRPDTLTVDEILEALLTAIVVEEATVMTPAPGLDVPAQDAFRATLDGVPFTSVERHAFYAEARTDDVALTIASGDRRIYANLILTIGVRPAGA, encoded by the coding sequence ATGCTGACCACGACCCTCCTGCACCCCGAGATCCTGCACGCGCTCGCCCGCGCCGGCCACGGCTCCCGGATCCTGATCGCCGACGGCAACTACCCCGTCGGCACCACGCTCGGGAGGAACTCCGCGCTCGTGCACCTCAACCTGCGCCCGGACACGCTCACCGTCGACGAGATCCTCGAGGCGCTGCTGACCGCGATCGTCGTCGAGGAGGCGACCGTGATGACCCCCGCGCCCGGCCTCGACGTGCCCGCGCAGGACGCCTTCCGCGCCACCCTCGACGGCGTCCCCTTCACCTCCGTCGAGCGCCACGCCTTCTACGCCGAGGCCCGCACCGACGACGTCGCCCTCACCATCGCCAGCGGCGACCGCCGCATCTACGCGAACCTGATCCTGACGATCGGCGTCCGCCCGGCCGGCGCCTGA
- a CDS encoding hemolysin family protein, which produces MDLDTLLNIGLVVLFVLIGGVFAGTEMAIVSLRESQVRAIEAGSERGRRIAELVRNPNTFLSAVQIGVTLAGFFSSAYGASTIAPDLVPPLESLGLSNGAASTVALILMTLVIAYLSLVLGELVPKRLAMQKSVAFTKVLAPPLNTLARLMRPIIWLLSVSTDAVVRLLGADPREKGESVSADEVRDMISSNTEIAEDSRQLLADVFRADDRRVAEVMRPRPDVDFLRGDLPVAEGYAEVLGRPHSRYPVVGENRDDVLGFVHVRDLMAAFPEAGRDGTASSVADITRPILAVPGTTKVLAALRTMRQDGHQIAVVIDEYGGTDGIITLEDLLEELVGEIYDEYDGARQDVDAKAAEQLQDLDGGMILEDLEELLGIELPEGPYETVGGYVLDRIGRVAVVGDTLVVGDHVLRVAETDRYRISRVTLTPQPASEPAAPVDAD; this is translated from the coding sequence GTGGATCTGGACACCCTCCTCAACATCGGCCTCGTCGTGCTGTTCGTGCTCATCGGCGGGGTGTTCGCGGGCACCGAGATGGCGATCGTCAGCCTCCGCGAGAGCCAGGTGCGCGCGATCGAGGCGGGCAGCGAGCGCGGCCGGCGCATCGCGGAGCTGGTGCGGAACCCGAACACCTTCCTCTCGGCGGTGCAGATCGGCGTGACGCTCGCCGGCTTCTTCTCCTCGGCGTACGGCGCCTCGACGATCGCGCCGGACCTCGTGCCGCCGCTCGAGTCGCTCGGGCTCTCGAACGGCGCGGCCTCCACGGTCGCGCTGATCCTGATGACCCTCGTCATCGCCTACCTCTCGCTCGTGCTCGGCGAGCTCGTCCCCAAGCGCCTCGCCATGCAGAAGTCGGTCGCCTTCACCAAGGTGCTCGCCCCGCCGCTCAACACGCTCGCGCGTCTCATGCGCCCGATCATCTGGCTGCTGTCGGTCTCCACCGACGCGGTGGTCCGCCTCCTCGGCGCCGACCCGCGCGAGAAGGGCGAGAGCGTCTCGGCGGACGAGGTGCGCGACATGATCTCGAGCAACACCGAGATCGCCGAGGACAGCCGCCAGCTGCTCGCCGACGTCTTCCGCGCGGACGACCGGCGGGTCGCCGAGGTGATGCGCCCGCGGCCGGACGTCGACTTCCTCCGCGGCGACCTCCCTGTCGCCGAGGGCTACGCGGAGGTGCTCGGCCGGCCGCACTCGCGCTACCCGGTCGTCGGCGAGAACCGCGACGACGTCCTGGGCTTCGTGCACGTCCGCGACCTGATGGCCGCCTTCCCGGAGGCGGGCCGCGACGGCACCGCGAGCAGCGTCGCCGACATCACCCGCCCGATCCTGGCGGTCCCCGGCACGACGAAGGTGCTCGCGGCCCTGCGCACCATGCGGCAGGACGGCCACCAGATCGCGGTCGTCATCGACGAGTACGGTGGAACCGACGGCATCATCACCCTCGAGGACCTGCTCGAGGAGCTCGTCGGCGAGATCTACGACGAGTACGACGGCGCGCGCCAGGACGTCGACGCGAAGGCCGCCGAGCAGCTGCAGGACCTCGACGGCGGCATGATCCTCGAGGACCTGGAGGAGCTGCTCGGCATCGAGCTGCCCGAGGGCCCCTACGAGACCGTCGGCGGCTACGTGCTCGACCGCATCGGCCGGGTCGCCGTCGTGGGAGACACGCTCGTCGTCGGCGACCACGTGCTCCGGGTCGCCGAGACCGACCGCTACCGGATCTCGCGGGTCACGCTGACGCCGCAGCCCGCGTCGGAGCCGGCCGCGCCGGTCGACGCCGACTGA
- a CDS encoding SMP-30/gluconolactonase/LRE family protein: protein MIDATPAGTPAYVLSEGPVWDGETGRLTWVDIEAGAVLSAPLAADGLGAITRTDVGEQVGCALPLGDGRVLVALTRRLAILEVDGSLTRGSELLPEGHRFNDGSIDPQGRLVVGSLTLGESVGDDVLLRLEHDGAVTVLDHDLRLSNGLGWSPDGSVMYSVDTESGVVYRRPYLDGVNGPRETFLEPEEGVFLDGMTVDSEGRLWCSVWGGSGVRVYDSEGRRLEGEGIAIDAPHSSSIAFAGEALDVAVVSSASRDLSADERARYPLAGGLWLARPGATGLPAPRWVEAPLP, encoded by the coding sequence ATGATCGATGCGACACCCGCCGGAACGCCCGCCTACGTCCTGAGCGAGGGGCCCGTCTGGGACGGGGAGACCGGCCGGCTGACCTGGGTGGACATCGAGGCGGGCGCGGTGCTGTCGGCGCCGCTCGCTGCGGACGGGCTCGGGGCGATCACCCGCACGGACGTCGGCGAGCAGGTCGGCTGCGCGCTGCCGCTCGGCGACGGCCGGGTGCTCGTCGCACTCACCCGCCGCCTCGCGATCCTGGAGGTCGATGGCTCGCTGACCCGCGGCTCCGAGCTGCTGCCCGAGGGGCACCGCTTCAACGACGGCTCCATCGACCCGCAGGGCCGGCTGGTCGTCGGCTCGCTGACGCTGGGCGAGTCGGTCGGCGACGACGTGCTGCTGCGCCTCGAGCACGACGGAGCGGTCACCGTCCTCGACCACGACCTGCGGCTCTCGAACGGACTCGGCTGGTCGCCCGATGGCTCGGTGATGTACTCGGTCGACACCGAGTCGGGCGTCGTCTACCGGCGGCCGTACCTCGACGGCGTGAACGGCCCGCGCGAGACCTTCCTCGAGCCGGAGGAGGGCGTCTTCCTCGACGGCATGACCGTCGACTCCGAGGGCCGGCTGTGGTGCTCGGTCTGGGGCGGGAGCGGCGTGCGCGTCTACGACTCCGAGGGCCGCCGACTCGAGGGCGAGGGCATCGCGATCGACGCGCCGCACTCCTCCAGCATCGCCTTCGCGGGCGAGGCGCTCGACGTCGCCGTCGTGTCGTCGGCCTCGCGCGACCTGTCGGCGGACGAGCGGGCGCGGTACCCGCTCGCGGGCGGGCTGTGGCTCGCGCGGCCGGGTGCGACCGGGCTGCCGGCGCCGCGCTGGGTCGAGGCGCCGCTGCCGTGA
- a CDS encoding MFS transporter, translating into MSTDTEERGPVRSLVPARIDRLPWTRFHWSIVVGLGFSWVLDGLEIQIVASAGFAKEFDLSAAQVGVLGTVYLVGQIVGALIFGRLSDRLGRRKLFILTLVIYLVASGLAGLAPNYLFLAVFRFFAGMGIGGEYAAINSAIDELIPSKYRGRVDIAINGTYWGGAALGSAANLFFLNDQLFAENVGWRLGFFLGPILGLAIIYLRRHIPESPRWLMTHGREEEAERTVDEIERRVESEGGKLEPVDDSQAITVKATESIPFRTIARVLIKQYPKRTLVGATMMITQSFLYNAIFFTYALVLENFYGVEQNAVSYFFFPFAIGNLVGPLVLGHLFDVWGRRKMIFLTYGVSGAVLALSALLFSMDVLTATTQTVLWCVSFFFASAGASSAYLTVSEIFPLELRSQAISYFFTLGQIAGAVAPTLYGVLIGDGSDRGPLTVGYFVGAAVMIVGGVVALIFGVDAERRSLESITEPLSTVRD; encoded by the coding sequence ATGTCCACCGACACCGAAGAGCGCGGCCCCGTCCGGAGCCTCGTCCCCGCCCGCATCGACCGGCTGCCGTGGACGCGCTTCCACTGGTCGATCGTCGTCGGCCTCGGCTTCTCCTGGGTGCTGGACGGCCTCGAGATCCAGATCGTCGCGAGCGCCGGCTTCGCGAAGGAGTTCGACCTCTCGGCCGCGCAGGTCGGCGTGCTCGGCACGGTCTACCTGGTCGGCCAGATCGTCGGCGCGCTGATCTTCGGGCGACTGAGCGACCGGCTCGGGAGGCGCAAGCTCTTCATCCTGACGCTGGTGATCTACCTGGTCGCGAGCGGCCTGGCCGGCCTCGCGCCGAACTACCTCTTCCTCGCCGTCTTCCGCTTCTTCGCGGGGATGGGCATCGGCGGCGAGTACGCGGCGATCAACTCCGCCATCGACGAGCTGATCCCCTCGAAGTACCGCGGCCGGGTCGACATCGCGATCAACGGCACCTACTGGGGCGGCGCGGCGCTCGGCTCCGCGGCGAACCTCTTCTTCCTCAACGACCAGCTCTTCGCCGAGAACGTCGGCTGGCGCCTCGGATTCTTCCTCGGGCCGATCCTCGGGCTCGCGATCATCTACCTCCGCCGGCACATCCCCGAGAGCCCGCGCTGGCTGATGACCCACGGCCGCGAGGAGGAGGCGGAGCGCACCGTCGACGAGATCGAGCGCCGCGTCGAGTCGGAGGGCGGGAAGCTCGAGCCGGTCGACGACTCGCAGGCGATCACCGTGAAGGCGACCGAGAGCATCCCGTTCCGCACCATCGCGCGGGTGCTGATCAAGCAGTACCCGAAGCGGACCCTGGTCGGCGCGACCATGATGATCACCCAGTCGTTCCTCTACAACGCGATCTTCTTCACCTACGCGCTGGTGCTGGAGAACTTCTACGGCGTGGAGCAGAACGCCGTGTCGTACTTCTTCTTCCCGTTCGCGATCGGCAACCTCGTCGGTCCGCTGGTGCTCGGCCACCTCTTCGACGTCTGGGGCCGGCGGAAGATGATCTTCCTGACCTACGGCGTCTCCGGCGCGGTGCTCGCGCTGTCGGCGCTGCTGTTCAGCATGGACGTGCTGACCGCGACGACCCAGACGGTCCTCTGGTGCGTCTCGTTCTTCTTCGCCTCCGCCGGCGCCTCGAGCGCCTACCTCACGGTCAGCGAGATCTTCCCGCTGGAGCTGCGCAGCCAGGCGATCTCGTACTTCTTCACCCTGGGCCAGATCGCCGGCGCCGTCGCGCCGACCCTCTACGGCGTGCTGATCGGCGACGGCAGCGACCGCGGCCCGCTCACCGTCGGCTACTTCGTCGGCGCGGCGGTGATGATCGTCGGCGGAGTCGTCGCCCTGATCTTCGGCGTCGACGCCGAGCGCCGCAGCCTCGAGAGCATCACCGAGCCCCTCTCCACGGTCCGCGACTGA
- a CDS encoding NYN domain-containing protein has protein sequence MIVLRSPGVATDEARPTASVYVDGFNLYRRVLQSEPTLKWLDLARLCDLLLPTFDVVRVRYFTAMIRATLGTDPQAPVRQQTYVRALRTSPRITVHEGTFRIDRRIMPVHPARLDDGGRLVTVGVRKTEEKGSDVNLAAHMLVDAFRGEAETFFLLSNDSDFTEAFRMVRDEAGGEIGLISPTERPSASLLSVAPAHIRKIRRGALERSRFPEVLHDDRGVLHRPAAWGGKS, from the coding sequence ATGATCGTCCTCCGTTCACCCGGCGTCGCGACGGACGAAGCGCGACCGACGGCCTCCGTCTACGTCGACGGGTTCAACCTCTACCGGAGAGTCCTCCAGTCGGAGCCGACGCTCAAGTGGCTCGACCTCGCACGCCTGTGCGATCTCCTTCTGCCGACCTTCGACGTGGTCCGGGTCCGGTACTTCACGGCAATGATCCGGGCGACGCTCGGGACCGACCCGCAGGCGCCGGTCCGACAGCAGACGTATGTGCGCGCGCTGCGGACTTCTCCGCGGATCACCGTCCACGAGGGGACGTTCCGGATCGATCGTCGGATCATGCCGGTCCATCCTGCGCGGCTCGACGACGGCGGCCGGCTCGTGACGGTCGGAGTGCGCAAGACAGAGGAGAAGGGGTCCGACGTCAACCTGGCCGCCCACATGCTCGTCGACGCGTTCCGGGGCGAGGCGGAAACGTTCTTCCTGCTCTCGAACGACTCGGACTTCACCGAGGCCTTCCGAATGGTGCGCGACGAGGCAGGCGGGGAGATCGGCTTGATCTCGCCCACGGAGAGGCCCTCGGCCTCGCTGCTCTCGGTGGCTCCCGCGCACATCCGCAAGATCCGCCGTGGTGCGCTCGAGCGGAGCCGGTTCCCGGAGGTGCTTCACGACGACCGCGGCGTCCTCCACCGCCCTGCCGCGTGGGGCGGAAAGAGCTGA